One genomic window of Streptomyces sp. NBC_01276 includes the following:
- a CDS encoding WXG100 family type VII secretion target, which yields MTNNFGLADDPVVKAANKISETANAVTTQSRELADILATVSAGWTGVGAEGFKKAQSDLNIDHDEIRRLLGVLHNAVSQTKNLTNAQDDEVRAAFNSIGGGSGGRSGLDGI from the coding sequence ATGACGAACAACTTCGGTCTTGCGGACGATCCGGTCGTCAAGGCGGCCAACAAGATCTCCGAGACGGCCAACGCCGTGACCACGCAGTCCCGCGAGCTGGCCGACATCCTGGCCACCGTCAGCGCGGGCTGGACCGGTGTGGGTGCCGAGGGCTTCAAGAAGGCCCAGTCGGACCTCAACATCGACCACGACGAGATCCGCCGTCTGCTCGGCGTCCTGCACAACGCCGTCTCGCAGACGAAGAACCTGACCAACGCCCAGGACGACGAGGTGCGCGCCGCGTTCAACTCGATCGGCGGCGGCAGCGGCGGCCGTTCGGGCCTCGACGGCATCTGA
- the mycP gene encoding type VII secretion-associated serine protease mycosin, translated as MRRPPVPQTPRAVLAGTALALVAAYGAGAGAAPGARSAPPAPAPYALRLAGAGECTFPMKKQIADRPWALQRLMLDALWARTKGKGVRVAVIDTGVDRANPQLSGALDPGAGRDFLDPKGGDGTNDTVGHGTKVAGLIAARPQDGTGFVGLAPEATVIPIRQNDGQGNGNAATLAQAIDHAVAKGAQVINISQDTDAPLTPDSDLGKAVQRALDAKAVVVASAGNDGLNGQKRRTYPAAFPGVLAVASSDRNNERAAFSQPGDFIGVAAPGVDMVSTVPGFGQCIDNGTSFSAPYVAGVAALLRAEHPQWTPQEVVWQIQNTAERAVNGRDDYVGWGVVDPVRAVTQDRDAPRAPVPDPGPPPAAAPRAAALALSETAHEREERIGTYALGVGAVLIAVIAATATVVREARGRRRRRLQ; from the coding sequence ATGAGGAGGCCGCCCGTGCCGCAGACGCCCCGCGCCGTGCTGGCGGGCACCGCGTTGGCCCTCGTGGCGGCGTACGGAGCCGGAGCCGGCGCCGCGCCCGGCGCCCGGTCCGCGCCGCCGGCCCCGGCCCCGTACGCCCTGAGGCTCGCCGGGGCGGGGGAGTGCACCTTCCCCATGAAGAAGCAGATCGCCGACCGGCCCTGGGCCCTGCAGCGGCTCATGCTGGACGCGCTGTGGGCGCGGACCAAGGGCAAGGGCGTCCGCGTCGCGGTCATCGACACCGGTGTGGACCGCGCCAACCCGCAGCTCTCCGGCGCCCTCGATCCCGGCGCCGGCCGGGACTTCCTCGACCCCAAGGGCGGCGACGGCACCAACGACACCGTCGGGCACGGCACCAAGGTCGCCGGCCTGATCGCGGCCCGTCCCCAGGACGGCACCGGCTTCGTCGGCCTGGCCCCCGAGGCGACCGTCATCCCCATCCGGCAGAACGACGGGCAGGGCAACGGCAACGCGGCCACCCTCGCCCAGGCCATCGACCACGCGGTGGCCAAGGGCGCCCAGGTCATCAACATCTCCCAGGACACCGACGCCCCGCTCACGCCCGACTCCGACCTGGGCAAGGCGGTCCAGCGGGCCCTGGACGCCAAGGCGGTGGTCGTCGCCTCGGCCGGCAACGACGGCCTGAACGGCCAGAAGCGCCGCACCTATCCCGCAGCCTTCCCCGGGGTCCTGGCCGTGGCCTCCTCCGACCGCAACAACGAGCGGGCCGCGTTCTCCCAGCCGGGCGACTTCATCGGCGTCGCCGCCCCGGGCGTCGACATGGTCTCCACCGTCCCCGGCTTCGGCCAGTGCATCGACAACGGCACCAGCTTCTCCGCCCCCTACGTCGCCGGGGTCGCGGCCCTGCTGCGCGCCGAGCACCCGCAGTGGACCCCGCAGGAGGTGGTCTGGCAGATCCAGAACACCGCCGAGCGCGCCGTCAACGGCCGTGACGACTACGTCGGATGGGGCGTGGTGGACCCGGTCCGCGCCGTCACCCAGGACCGCGACGCGCCCCGGGCACCCGTCCCGGACCCCGGCCCGCCCCCGGCGGCCGCGCCCCGGGCGGCCGCACTCGCCCTGTCGGAAACCGCCCATGAGCGCGAGGAGCGGATCGGCACGTACGCTCTCGGCGTCGGCGCCGTGCTCATCGCCGTCATCGCCGCCACGGCGACGGTCGTCCGCGAGGCCCGGGGCCGCCGCCGACGCCGTTTGCAGTGA
- the eccB gene encoding type VII secretion protein EccB: MASRRDELNAYTFAKRRTVAAFLQPSATGTEEGAPRPLRAVVPGVVIGALVVAGFGAWGMFKPQAPKGWDEPGATVIVGKQSTTRYVVLTTKVGGKDQTRLHPVLNLASARLLLDPQKFKVVQVEDKVLDAGEPPRGPIIGIPYAPDRLPAKQDAGKAKRWAVCQQPGGNGRGVQTAAFVLADREAGLLDDARRTADGQVLYVQSTGGAKERFLVDATGTRYRFPEGKPDSATLTTALVGTGATPQPVTEEWLATLNAGDDLAFPQLPGTPGANAAVPGLGAADARVGMVLTAQTGSGTQHYVVLPDRVAPVSEFVAWLLISSPATDSLNMHGKAHEIDLQSLGPDATPFKDEARWPRKRGKQVNRVADTPGAAQGAERRDTVCNVLRSVDAQGNQTLSTWAGTGFPVDIAASGTSSYVTPGTGLLYTQLQGRQTSAGGSLFLVTDTGLRYAVQANGDSDAAQSKIGAPDPQAPGGAGDGRPEASQAQIRLGYGGVVPAMVPIAWSEFLSKGPRLDTNSARQPQGS, encoded by the coding sequence ATGGCATCACGACGTGATGAGCTCAACGCGTACACCTTCGCGAAGCGGCGCACGGTGGCCGCGTTCCTGCAGCCCTCGGCCACCGGCACCGAGGAGGGTGCGCCCAGGCCGCTGCGCGCCGTCGTGCCCGGGGTCGTGATCGGGGCGCTCGTGGTCGCGGGCTTCGGAGCCTGGGGCATGTTCAAACCGCAGGCGCCCAAGGGCTGGGACGAGCCCGGGGCCACCGTCATCGTCGGCAAGCAGTCGACGACCCGGTACGTGGTCCTCACCACCAAGGTCGGCGGCAAGGACCAGACCCGGCTGCACCCCGTGCTGAACCTGGCCTCCGCGCGGCTCCTCCTCGACCCGCAGAAGTTCAAGGTCGTCCAGGTCGAGGACAAGGTGCTCGACGCGGGCGAGCCCCCGCGCGGCCCCATCATCGGCATCCCCTACGCCCCCGACCGGCTCCCCGCGAAGCAGGACGCCGGCAAGGCCAAGCGCTGGGCCGTCTGCCAGCAGCCCGGCGGCAACGGCCGGGGCGTCCAGACGGCGGCGTTCGTGCTCGCCGACCGCGAGGCCGGACTGCTCGACGACGCCCGCCGCACCGCCGACGGGCAGGTGCTGTACGTGCAGAGCACCGGCGGGGCCAAGGAGCGCTTCCTCGTGGACGCGACGGGCACCAGGTACCGCTTCCCGGAGGGCAAGCCGGACTCCGCGACCCTCACCACCGCCCTGGTCGGCACCGGCGCCACCCCGCAGCCCGTCACCGAGGAGTGGCTCGCCACCCTCAACGCGGGCGACGACCTGGCCTTCCCGCAACTGCCCGGCACCCCGGGCGCGAACGCGGCGGTCCCGGGCCTGGGCGCGGCCGACGCCAGGGTCGGCATGGTGCTGACGGCCCAGACCGGCTCCGGTACGCAGCACTACGTGGTCCTGCCCGACCGGGTCGCCCCCGTCTCGGAGTTCGTGGCCTGGCTGCTGATCTCCTCGCCGGCCACCGACAGCCTCAACATGCACGGCAAGGCCCACGAGATCGACCTGCAGTCCCTGGGCCCCGACGCCACCCCCTTCAAGGACGAGGCCCGGTGGCCGCGCAAGCGCGGAAAGCAGGTCAACCGGGTCGCCGACACCCCCGGCGCCGCGCAGGGCGCCGAACGGCGCGACACCGTCTGCAACGTGCTGCGCTCGGTCGACGCGCAGGGCAACCAGACGCTGAGCACCTGGGCCGGGACCGGTTTCCCCGTCGACATCGCCGCGAGCGGCACCAGTTCCTACGTCACGCCCGGCACGGGCCTGCTCTACACCCAGCTCCAGGGCCGTCAGACCAGCGCCGGCGGATCGCTGTTCCTGGTCACCGACACCGGCCTGCGCTACGCCGTCCAGGCCAACGGCGACAGCGACGCCGCGCAGTCGAAGATCGGCGCGCCCGACCCGCAGGCCCCGGGCGGGGCCGGTGACGGCCGTCCCGAGGCCAGCCAGGCGCAGATCCGGCTCGGCTACGGCGGGGTCGTGCCCGCCATGGTGCCGATCGCCTGGTCGGAGTTCCTCTCCAAGGGACCCCGCCTCGACACCAACTCCGCCCGTCAGCCGCAGGGTTCATGA
- the eccE gene encoding type VII secretion protein EccE, with translation MRATATEPQAAAPAPARGGVTPHPKSGPGRFGPFRLQQLVLLQLAAAVLLVAWVVEPLLLVPAGVLALVLVLLAVVRRHQRSLPEWIGGALALRARRRRAASLAVPAGTEPGLAPLVEADPALRTLTFSDRDRRPVGMVGDGTFLTAVVQVDMDATALRPDRGARPLPLSAVRDVLEVDGIRLESAQLVQHTQPAPAPHLPARSMATLNYAPLQARTGAPAVRLTWIALKLDPELCPEAVAARGGGPAGAQRCLVRVADQLASRLTGAGFRAAVLTEQELTGALATSSCANPMAITQAGRAASSGRRTEETPRAWRCDDRRHTTYWISRWPQLGGTGAGLPQFVALLTSLPALATNFSLTMAPAERQGVTLTGHVRVTGRSDEELVAARRELERTARGVRTGLVRLDREQVPGLLASLPLGGAR, from the coding sequence GTGAGGGCCACCGCGACGGAGCCGCAGGCGGCCGCGCCCGCACCCGCACGGGGCGGGGTGACGCCGCATCCGAAGTCGGGCCCGGGCCGGTTCGGACCGTTCCGATTGCAACAGCTCGTACTCCTCCAGCTGGCCGCGGCCGTCCTGCTCGTGGCGTGGGTGGTGGAGCCGCTGCTGCTGGTACCCGCCGGCGTCCTGGCCCTCGTCCTGGTGCTGCTGGCCGTCGTACGCCGCCACCAGCGGTCCCTGCCCGAGTGGATCGGCGGCGCGCTCGCGCTGCGGGCCCGGCGCCGCAGGGCCGCGTCGCTCGCGGTGCCCGCGGGGACCGAGCCGGGGCTGGCCCCGCTGGTCGAGGCCGATCCCGCCCTGCGGACGCTGACCTTCAGTGACCGTGACCGGCGGCCGGTGGGCATGGTCGGCGACGGGACCTTCCTGACGGCGGTGGTCCAGGTGGACATGGACGCCACCGCGCTGCGGCCGGACCGGGGGGCGCGACCGCTCCCGCTGTCCGCCGTGCGGGACGTCCTCGAAGTGGACGGCATCCGGCTGGAGTCGGCACAGCTCGTCCAGCACACGCAGCCCGCTCCGGCCCCGCACCTGCCGGCCCGGTCGATGGCCACGCTCAACTACGCGCCGCTCCAAGCCCGGACGGGCGCCCCGGCCGTGCGGCTGACGTGGATCGCGCTCAAGCTCGACCCCGAGCTGTGCCCGGAGGCCGTCGCCGCCCGCGGCGGCGGACCGGCGGGGGCCCAGCGGTGTCTGGTGCGGGTCGCTGACCAGCTGGCGAGCCGGCTGACCGGGGCCGGGTTCCGGGCGGCCGTGCTGACGGAGCAGGAGCTGACGGGCGCGCTCGCGACCTCCTCCTGCGCGAACCCGATGGCGATCACCCAGGCGGGACGTGCGGCGAGCTCGGGCCGGCGCACGGAGGAGACCCCGCGGGCCTGGCGCTGCGACGACCGGCGGCACACCACGTACTGGATATCCCGCTGGCCGCAGTTGGGCGGTACCGGGGCGGGGCTGCCGCAGTTCGTGGCCCTGCTGACCTCGCTGCCCGCGCTGGCGACGAACTTCAGCCTGACGATGGCCCCGGCCGAGCGGCAGGGCGTGACGCTGACCGGGCACGTCCGGGTGACCGGGCGCAGCGACGAGGAGCTCGTCGCGGCCCGGCGGGAACTGGAGCGGACCGCGCGGGGCGTGCGGACGGGGCTGGTCCGGCTGGACCGGGAACAGGTGCCGGGGCTGCTGGCCTCGCTGCCGTTGGGAGGCGCGCGGTGA
- a CDS encoding SCO5717 family growth-regulating ATPase, whose product MSGDRNERRGGTWDVPTDDQSDAEPDVTGEFTIDYTPPAWYTQGASAPAAPVPGLPGLPEGSGFEPHRPSDVVSPPTMRIAPPAPRTPSDTPSAAEAALPAFPAQADSGAPAFPAPADAVPPAFPAQGPAAFPAPADAPAPPAYPGLADGAAPFAAQAPAPADALPAFPAQGPAAYPAPADAVPAFPGAAAAPYPAQGETPAPFPGQAPPAHPGQAGSPAPAGPAGDAAAPARAAADAPPSPPEGPAGSPAAAASSASEGTAHADAPAPDQPREGAADAPFRVPVVEPIVVPALPEAPAVPRTATPAEGVKVPQDTPQGPYATAPSPADTPFGGPGPGGELPPLPPAFPSSGPPQGYGFPPVGQQQPQAQAPQGYGFPPQATPQAPAAPWPQQQAAQPQPPQPQPPQGPYQQQPGQGPGAPLGYTAAVELSSDRLIRAKQKPKPTRSGFRFGGKAAEADRQRKLELIRTPVMSCYRIAVISLKGGVGKTTTTTALGATLATERQDKILAIDANPDAGTLGRRVRRETGATIRDLVQAIPYLHSYMDIRRFTSQAPSGLEIIANDVDPAVSTTFNDEDYRRVIETLGRQYPIILTDSGTGLLYSAMRGVLDLADQLIIISTPSVDGASSASTTLDWLSAHGYADLVSRSITVISGVRETAKMIKVEDIVQHFETRCRGVVVVPFDEHLAAGAEVDLDLMRPKTREAYFTLSALVAEDFVRAQQQGAQAHWGGPQQAQQPQQPQQPYPQQAPQAPAPQPAGPYQQPQQPPYGGQPYPQPGQPWQQPPGQPPRDPRLG is encoded by the coding sequence GTGAGCGGCGATCGGAACGAGAGGCGCGGCGGGACGTGGGACGTCCCGACGGACGATCAGTCCGACGCGGAGCCCGATGTGACGGGCGAGTTCACCATCGACTACACCCCGCCGGCCTGGTACACGCAGGGCGCGTCGGCGCCGGCCGCGCCGGTTCCGGGGCTGCCGGGGCTGCCCGAGGGCAGCGGATTCGAACCCCACCGGCCGTCGGACGTGGTCTCCCCGCCGACGATGCGGATCGCCCCGCCGGCCCCTCGTACCCCGTCCGACACCCCGTCGGCGGCCGAGGCGGCGCTGCCCGCGTTCCCGGCGCAGGCGGACTCGGGCGCGCCCGCGTTCCCGGCCCCGGCGGACGCGGTTCCGCCCGCGTTCCCGGCGCAGGGTCCGGCTGCCTTCCCGGCCCCGGCCGACGCGCCGGCTCCGCCCGCCTACCCCGGCCTGGCCGATGGCGCGGCGCCGTTCGCCGCCCAGGCCCCGGCCCCGGCCGACGCGCTGCCCGCGTTCCCGGCGCAGGGTCCGGCCGCATACCCCGCCCCCGCCGACGCCGTGCCGGCGTTCCCGGGTGCCGCTGCGGCCCCCTACCCGGCGCAGGGGGAGACCCCGGCGCCGTTCCCCGGTCAGGCCCCGCCCGCCCACCCGGGACAGGCGGGGAGTCCGGCTCCCGCCGGCCCTGCGGGGGACGCGGCCGCCCCGGCGCGGGCGGCTGCCGACGCGCCGCCGTCGCCCCCGGAGGGACCCGCCGGGTCTCCGGCCGCTGCCGCGTCCTCGGCCTCCGAGGGCACGGCCCACGCCGACGCGCCCGCCCCGGACCAGCCCCGGGAAGGGGCGGCGGACGCCCCGTTCCGGGTGCCGGTGGTGGAGCCCATCGTCGTGCCCGCACTGCCGGAGGCCCCCGCGGTGCCCCGGACCGCCACGCCCGCCGAGGGCGTCAAGGTGCCCCAGGACACCCCGCAGGGGCCGTACGCCACCGCCCCCTCTCCCGCGGATACTCCGTTCGGGGGACCCGGCCCCGGGGGTGAACTGCCTCCGCTGCCGCCCGCGTTCCCGTCCTCGGGTCCGCCCCAGGGGTACGGGTTCCCGCCCGTCGGCCAGCAGCAGCCCCAGGCCCAGGCCCCGCAGGGCTACGGCTTCCCGCCGCAGGCGACACCGCAGGCCCCCGCCGCCCCGTGGCCCCAGCAGCAGGCCGCACAGCCACAACCGCCGCAGCCGCAGCCTCCGCAGGGCCCGTACCAGCAGCAGCCCGGCCAGGGACCCGGCGCGCCGCTGGGCTACACCGCCGCCGTCGAGCTGTCCTCCGACCGCCTGATCCGCGCCAAGCAGAAGCCGAAGCCCACCCGCTCCGGCTTCCGCTTCGGCGGCAAGGCCGCCGAGGCCGACCGCCAGCGGAAGCTCGAACTGATCCGCACTCCGGTGATGTCCTGCTACCGCATCGCCGTCATCAGCCTCAAGGGCGGCGTCGGCAAGACCACGACCACCACCGCCCTCGGCGCGACCCTCGCCACCGAGCGCCAGGACAAGATCCTGGCCATCGACGCCAACCCCGACGCCGGCACCCTCGGCCGCCGTGTCCGCCGCGAGACCGGCGCGACGATCCGCGACCTGGTCCAGGCGATCCCGTACCTGCACTCGTACATGGACATCCGGCGGTTCACCTCGCAGGCCCCCTCGGGCCTGGAGATCATCGCCAACGACGTGGACCCGGCGGTCTCGACGACCTTCAACGACGAGGACTACCGCCGCGTCATCGAGACGCTCGGCCGCCAGTACCCGATCATCCTCACCGACTCGGGCACCGGGCTCCTCTACTCCGCCATGCGCGGGGTCCTGGACCTGGCCGATCAGCTGATCATCATCTCGACCCCGTCGGTGGACGGCGCGAGCAGCGCCAGCACCACCCTCGACTGGCTGTCCGCCCACGGGTACGCCGACCTGGTCTCGCGCTCGATCACCGTCATCTCCGGGGTCCGCGAGACCGCCAAGATGATCAAGGTCGAGGACATCGTGCAGCACTTCGAGACCCGCTGCCGCGGGGTCGTCGTCGTGCCCTTCGACGAACACCTGGCGGCCGGCGCCGAGGTGGACCTGGACCTGATGCGGCCCAAGACCCGGGAGGCGTACTTCACCCTCTCCGCGCTGGTCGCCGAGGACTTCGTCCGCGCACAGCAGCAGGGCGCGCAGGCGCACTGGGGCGGACCCCAGCAAGCCCAGCAGCCCCAGCAGCCCCAGCAGCCGTACCCCCAGCAAGCCCCGCAGGCTCCGGCTCCGCAGCCGGCGGGCCCGTACCAGCAACCGCAGCAGCCCCCGTACGGCGGCCAGCCCTACCCGCAGCCCGGCCAGCCCTGGCAGCAGCCCCCGGGCCAGCCCCCGCGCGACCCGCGCCTCGGCTGA
- a CDS encoding bifunctional riboflavin kinase/FAD synthetase, whose product MQRWRGLEDIPQDWGRSVVTIGSYDGVHRGHQLIIGQAVAKARALGVPSVVVTFSPHPSEVVRPGSHPPILAPYDRRAELMAGLGVDALLILPFTAEFSQLSPADFIVKVLVDKLHARAVIEGPNFRFGHRAAGNVDFLTELGATYDYEVEVVDLVERGEAGGGVPFSSTLARRLVAEGDMDGAAEILGRPHRVEGVVVRGAQRGRELGYPTANVETQPHTAIPADGVYAGWLTADGERMPAAISVGTNVQFDATERTVEAYAIDRVGLDLYGMHVSVDFLAYVRGMAKFESLDGLLEAIADDVKRARVLTEAYDSER is encoded by the coding sequence GTGCAGCGCTGGCGTGGCTTGGAGGACATCCCCCAGGACTGGGGACGCAGCGTCGTCACCATCGGCTCCTACGACGGTGTGCACCGGGGACACCAGCTGATCATCGGGCAGGCCGTCGCGAAGGCGCGCGCCCTCGGCGTGCCCTCGGTGGTCGTCACCTTCAGCCCGCACCCCAGCGAGGTCGTCCGGCCGGGCAGCCACCCGCCGATCCTGGCCCCCTACGACCGCCGCGCCGAGCTGATGGCCGGTCTCGGGGTCGATGCACTGCTGATCCTGCCCTTCACGGCGGAGTTCTCGCAGCTGTCCCCGGCCGACTTCATCGTGAAGGTGCTGGTCGACAAGCTGCACGCGCGTGCCGTCATCGAGGGCCCGAACTTCCGCTTCGGCCACCGGGCCGCCGGGAACGTCGACTTCCTGACCGAGCTGGGCGCCACGTACGACTACGAGGTCGAGGTCGTGGACCTGGTGGAGCGCGGCGAGGCGGGCGGCGGGGTGCCGTTCTCGTCCACCCTCGCGCGCAGGCTCGTCGCCGAGGGGGACATGGACGGCGCCGCCGAGATCCTCGGCCGCCCGCACCGGGTCGAGGGCGTCGTGGTGCGCGGCGCGCAGCGCGGGCGCGAGCTCGGCTACCCGACGGCGAACGTCGAGACCCAGCCGCACACCGCGATCCCGGCCGACGGGGTGTACGCGGGCTGGCTGACGGCGGACGGCGAGCGGATGCCGGCGGCGATCTCGGTCGGCACGAACGTGCAGTTCGACGCCACGGAGCGGACCGTGGAGGCGTACGCGATCGACCGCGTGGGCCTGGACCTGTACGGGATGCACGTGTCCGTCGACTTCCTCGCGTACGTGCGGGGGATGGCGAAGTTCGAGTCGCTGGACGGGCTGCTGGAGGCGATCGCCGACGACGTGAAGCGGGCGCGGGTGCTGACGGAGGCGTACGACTCCGAGCGCTGA